The Entelurus aequoreus isolate RoL-2023_Sb linkage group LG23, RoL_Eaeq_v1.1, whole genome shotgun sequence genome has a window encoding:
- the LOC133640684 gene encoding zinc finger protein 501-like: MRTEEPHSTHFKKEEEYPLIPHFKEEEEDPLTPHFKEEAVDPLRTHIKEEEVDPQTPHLKEEEENPLTPHFKEEEEDPLTPHLKEKAVDPLSPHIKEEEEEHGISQEGEHPEWLEEFPVTGVPVKSEDDEVKGESEEEREAEPPSSSSTQHMTTEADGDHCGGSQADKLLAPLSDSEDTTSHSPDTDDEDSKDDKTCHTDNTHFTCSHCDKNFKSPSNLKRHMRTHTGEKPFLCSICGKGFIQSGYLKAHMRIHTGEKPFLCSICGKDFTQRPHFKAHMRIHTGEKPFSCSICGKDLTRRDHFKAHMRLHTGEKPFSCSECGKSFVINQSLKAHMRIHTGEKPFSCSECGKSFVINQSLKVHMRTHTGEKPFICSVCGKSYKERQQLKSHMRTHSGEKPYSCSSCNRSFRHLDTLTVHMRTHTGEKVLSCSVCGERFSYKYQCKKHKCAGENSSSK; encoded by the coding sequence atgCGGACGGAGGAGCCACATTCCACCCActttaagaaggaagaggaatacccactgatcccccattttaaagaggaagaggaggacccactgacaccccattttaaagaggaagcggtggatccactgagaactcacattaaggaggaagaggtggATCCACAGACACCCCATCTTAAAGAGGAAGAAGAGAACCCACTGAccccccattttaaagaggaagaggaggacccactgacaccccatttgAAAGAGAAAGCGGTGGatccactgagccctcacattaaagaggaagaggaggaacacggcatcagtcaggagggagagcatcctgaatggttggaggagttcccagtgactggtgtccctgtgaagagtgaagatgatgaggtcaaaggtgaaagtgaggaggagagagaggcggagcctccaagcagcagctcaactcaacacatgacaacagaagctgatggagaccactgtggaggatcacaagcagacaagctcttagctccactatcagatagtgaggacacaacgtcacactctcctgacactgatgatgaagactctaaagatgataagacatgtcacactgacaacacacacttcacatgttctcactgtgacaaaaattTTAAATCTCCTAgtaatttgaaaagacacatgagaacacacactggagaaaaaccctttttatgctcaatctgtggtaaaggttttatacAAAGTGGTTAtttgaaagcacacatgagaatacacactggagaaaaaccttttctatgttcaatctgtggtaaagattttactcaaagaccccatttcaaagcacacatgagaatacacactggagaaaaacctttttcatgttcaatctgcggtaaagaccTTACTCGAAGAGaccatttcaaagcacacatgagattacacactggagaaaaacctttttcctgctcagaatgtggtaaaagttttgtgataaatcaaagtttaaaggcacacatgagaatacacactggagaaaaacctttttcctgctcagaatgtggtaaaagttttgtaataaatcaaagtttaaaagtgcacatgagaacacacactggagaaaaaccttttatatgTTCAGTATGTGGTAAAAGTTATAAAGAAAGACAGCAATTAAAatcacacatgagaacgcactctggtgaaaaaccatactcctgttcaagctgcaacagAAGCTTTCGTCACCTAGACACTCttacagtacacatgagaacacacacaggagagaaagtgttgagttgcagtgtgtgtggtgaaagattctcctataagtaccagtgtaagaaacacaagtgtgctggtgagaacagcagcagcaaatga